CGTCGGTGTGCTCGCCGAGCAGCGGGGCGCCGGCGATCTCGGGCTTGAAGGCGGAGAACTTGATCGGGCTGCCCACCGTCAGATAGGTGCCGCGTTCCTTCTGCTCGACCTCGACGATCGTGCCGCTGCGGCGCATGTCGGGATCCGCGGCGAGTTCCTTCATGCTGAGCACGGGCGCGCAGGGCACCTCGAAGGTGCGCAGGATGTCGACCGCCTCGTACTTGGTCTTGTCGGCGAGCCATTTCTCGATCTCGCCGAAGATCTCCATGATGTGCGGCTGCCGGGCCAGGGCGGTGGTGTACTCGGGGTCCTCGGTCCACTCGGGACGGCCGATGGCCTCGCAGGTGCGGGCCCAGTTCTGCTCCTGGATCGTGAAGTAGATGTAGGCGTTGGGGTCGGTCTCCCAGCCCTTGCACTTGAGGATCCAGCCGGGCTGACCGCCGCCGCCCGCGTTGCCGCCGCGCGGCACCGCGTCGCCGAACTCGCCGTTCGGGTACTGCGGGTACTCCTCCAGGTGGCCGATGCGCTCCAGGCGCTGCTGGTCACGGAGCTTGACCCGGGTCAGGTTGAGGACGGCGTCCTGCATGGACACCGAGACCTTCTGGCCGACGCCGGTGGCGTTGCGCTGGATGATCGCCGTGAGCAGGCCGATCAGCAGGTGCATCCCGCTGTTGCTGTCGCCGAGCGCCGAACCGCTGATGGTGGGCGGCCCGTCCCAGAACCCGGTGGTGGACGCGGCGCCCCCGGCGGCCTGGGCGACGTTCTCGTAGACCTTGAGGTCGTTCCACTGGGAGTCGTCGTTGAAGCCCTTGACCGAGCCGAAGACGAGCCGGGGGTTCAGGGCGTGGATGTGGTCCCAGCCGAGGCCCATCCGGTCCATGGCGCCCGGCGCGAAGTTCTCCACCAGGATGTCCGCCTCGCGGATCAGCTTCTCCATGACCTCCTTGCCCTCGGGGGACTTGGTGTTGATGGCCAGGGACCGCTTGTTGCTGTTGAGCATGGTGAAGTAGAGCGCGTCGAGGTCGGGGATGTCCCGGAGCTGACGCCGGGTCACATCGCCGCCGGCGATGCGCTCGACCTTGATGACGTCGGCGCCGAACCAGGCGAGCATCTGTGTGCACGCGGGACCGGCCTGGACTCCGGTGAAGTCGATCACCTTGATTCCGGCGAGCGGCTTTTCACTCATGGCGGTTTCCTTCTCGTGAATGATCGCGGTGCGGGAGTCGTCGCTGCGGGCGGGGGGTCGAGGGCTCACGTGCGGGCCGGCCGGATGTTGCCGACGGTGATGCCCTTGGGGTTCAGATGCGCGATGTGGCCGCTCTCGGTGCCGGCCGCGGGGTCGATCACGCAGTCGATGAGCGCGGGGCCGCCGGAGGCCAGCGCCTCGGTGAGGGCGGCGGTGACCTCGGCGGGCGTGGTCGCGCGATAGCCCCTGCCGCCGAACGCCTCGATCATCCGGTCGTGCCGCGCCGCGGCCATCAGGGTCGTCGGGGAGGGTGCGTCGCCGAGCGGATTGACGTCGTCGCCGCGGTAGACACCGCCGTTGTTCATCACGACGGTGACGACGGGCAGGCCGTAGCGGCAGATCGTCTCCAGTTCCATGCCGCTGAACCCGAAGGCGCTGTCGCCCTCGACGGCCACCACCGGCGCTCCGCTCTCCACGGCGGCGGCGATCGCGTATCCCATGCCGATGCCCATGACGCCCCACGTGCCGCTGTCGAGGCGGTGCCGCGGCACGTGCATGTCGATGACGTTGCGCGCGATGTCCAGCGCGTTGGCGCCCTCGTTGACGAGATACGTCTCCGGGCGCTCGCGCAGCACGTCGCGTACGGCCTTGAGGGCGCCCATGAACTGCATGGGGTGCGGGTCGGCCTTCAGGCGCTCCGCCATCTTCGCGACGTTCCGCGCCGAGCGGGCGCCGAGTTCCTCGCGCCAGGCGGCGGGGGCGGAGATCCGGCCGGGCTTGGTCCGCTCGGCGAGGGCGTCGAGGACCGACCCGATGTCGCCGACGAGCGGGGCGGCGATGGGCTGGTTGCTGTCCATCTCCCGTGCCTCGATGTCCACCTGGATGAACTTCGCGTCGGGGTTCCACTGCGGTGACTCGCCGTGGTTGAGCAGCCAGTTGAGGCGGGCGCCGACGAGCATGACGACGTCGGCCTTCTTCAGGGCCAGCGAACGGGCGGTGGCCGCCGACTGCGGGTGGTCGTCGGGCAGCAGGCCCTTGGCCATCGACATGGGGACGTACGGGATGCCGGTGGACTCGACGAACTCGCGGACCTGGTCGTCGGCCCGCGCGTACGCGGCGCCCTTTCCGAGGACCACCAACGGCCGCTCGGCGCCCGCGAGAAGCTCGATCGCCCGGTCGACGGCATCGGGCGCGGGCAGCTGGCGCGGCGCCGGGTCGACGAGACGGCTCAGCGTCCGCGCGCCGGCCTCGGCGTCCATGATGGACCCGAGCACCGCGGCGGGGATGTCGAGATACACACCGCCGGGGCGCCCGGAGACCGCGGTGCGCAGGGCGCGGGCGATGCCCCGGCCGATGTCCTCGACGCGGCTCACCCGGTAGGCGGCCTTGCAGAACGGCTGAGCGGCGGCGAGCTGGTCCATCTCCTCGTAGTCGCCCTGCCGCAGGTCGACGAGGTGCCGCTCGCTGGAGCCGGAGATCTGCACCATGGGAAAGCAGTTGGTGGTGGCGTTGGCCAGGGCGACGAGACCGTTCAGGAAGCCCGGTGCGGACACCGTGAGGCAGATGCCGGGTTTCCGGGTGAGGTAGCCGGCGGCCGCGGCGGCGTGGCCGGCGTTGCTCTCGTGCCGGAAGCCGACGTAGCGGATGCCCCGGGCCTGCGCGAGGCGGGCCAGGTCGGTGATCGGGATGCCGACCACCCCGTAGATGGTGTCGACGTCGTTCATCCTGAGCGCGTCGACGACCAGGTGGTACCCGTCGGTGAGCTCGGTCGGAACGTCGGCGTTCGCCGCGGTCTCCAGTGTCGAGGGGGCGGTCATGGTCCGAGGTCCTCCTTGGGCAGATCCTGCCGGTGCGGCTCCTTCAACCACCATCGGCAGCACGTCCGTCCGCGTCCAAGACCCATCGGCGACCAGCCGATAAGCAGCGTCTATCGAGGGCGCCCCCGGGCCCTGCCAACTCCCTTGATAGACCGCCTCTATCGGCCGTTCGCCGCTGCGTATTGGACGCGCTCCCCGCCTCGCCGCAGGCTCGCAGAGGAGCGCCCCGCCGAAGCCGGGGGCCCGCCGCGGCGGACGACGACGGTTCCGTCGGACCTGGGGGGACGGAGGTGGGGTCATGGCCGTTCCGGCCTCGGCGTCGGCGTGTGCGGCGGACGGGTACCGCCCTCCCGAACTGACCGGCCTCGCCGATCTGCTGGACCGGCCCACGCGGGAACGCCCCCGCGCCCGGGCCCTGGTGGTGGGCGCGAGCCGGCGGCCGGTGTCGTTCCGGGACCTGTCGGCGCTGGCCGGCGACCTGGCCGCGCGCCTCGCCGCCACCGGACTGCGCCGGGGCGACCCGGTCGGTCTGGTCGCGGCCGACACCGCCGAGTTCGTCGTCGCTCTGTTCGGCGCGGCGCGGGCCGGACTGGTGGCCGCACCGCTGGACCCGGCGCTGCCCGCACCCGAACTCGCCGCACGGCTCGACGCGCTCGGTGTCCCCGCCGTCCTGCTCGGCCCGTCGGCGGACGGCGGCCCGCCCCTCGCACCGCTCCCGGTCCCGGCCTGGCCGCTGCGGGTGGAGGTCTCCCCGACCGGGACGGCGTCCTTGACCGCCGACCTGGCCGCCGCCCCTCGCCGAGCAGGGCGCGCGGCGCATGAGTTGACCTCCGGCGACGCCCTCGTACTGCACACCTCCGGGACCGCGGCCCGGGCCCGGATGGTGCCGTTGACGCAGGCGAACGTCGCCGCCTCCGTGCGGGGCATCTGCGCCACCTACCGGCTGGGTCCCGGGGACGCGACCGTCGCGGTGATGCCGTTCTTCCACGGGCACGGTCTGTTCGCGTCGCTCCTGGCGTCGCTGGCCGGCGGGGGCGGCGTCCTGCTGCCCGCGGGGGGCCGGTTCTCCGCGCGGACCTTCTGGGACGACATGCGGGCGGCGTCCGCCACCTGGTTCGCCGCGGCCCCGAGCCTGCACGAGGTCCTGCTGGAGCGGGCGGAGTTCGGACATCCCGGGCCCCAGGGTCCGCCGCTGCGTTTCGTCCGCAGCTCCAGTGCCCCGCTCAACCCGGCGACGCAGCGGGCCCTGGAGCGTGCGTTCGGTGCCCCGCTGCTCTCCGCCTACGGGATGACGGAGTCCACCCACCAGGCGACCAGTGAACCGCTGCCGCAGGACGGCGTCCTCAAGCACGGGTCGGCCGGCCGGCCGACGGGCGTGGAGGTGCGGGTCGTCGACCGGGAGGGGCGGCCGTGCCCGGCCGGGGTGCGGGGCGAGGTGTGGCTGTCCGGGCCCACGGTGGCCCGCGGCTATCTCGCCGACCCCGTGGAGACGGCGCGCGGCTTCTCCGGGGGCTGGCTGCGCACCGGAGACCTCGGGTCCCTCGACGAGGACGGTCATCTCCGCCTGACGGGACGGATCACCACCGTCATCAGCCGCGGCACGGAGAAGATCTCCCCGGAGCACGTGGAGGACGTCCTCGCGGGCTGCCCTGGCGTCGCCGAGGCCGCCGTGTTCGCCCTCCCCGATGCCGTGTACGGGCAGCGGGTCGGCGCGGCTCTGGTCGTTCGCGACCCGGAGTGCGCGGGCGCCGAGGAGGTGCTGCGCCACTGCCGTGAGCGGCTCGCCCCCTTCGAGGTGCCCGAACGGCTGGTGTTCGTCGCCGCGTTGCCGTACACCGCGAAGGGCGGTCTCGACCGGCTGGCGGTCGAGGCCCGGTTCGCGCGCTGAGCGGAGGGCGGCGGTCGTGTCCCGGCTCAGCGCACGCGGTGCTCCGCGGTGAGGGGCCTGCCGAAGAAGTCGTCGAGGGAGAGGCCCGTCGCCGCGTTCACGAACGCGCGGGCGGCCACCGATCCGGGGGTCGCCGCGTGGATCGCCACCGACACCTGGGCGCCCGCCTCCGGGTCGACCAGCGGCAGCGCCCGCGTCCTGCCGATCACCGGCATCGCGCGCAGCCAGGTGTGCGGGACGATGCTCGCCCACTCGCCGCCGCCGACGTGCGCGTACAGCGAGGCGATCGAGTCGGTCTCCACCTGCGGGGTCACCACGAAGCCCTTGTCCGCGAACACACCGTCGACGATCTGCCGGATCCGCATGTCCGGGGTCAGCAGCGCGAGCGGCAGCTGGGCGGCATCCGCCCAGGTCATCGTGGAGGCCTGCGCGGTCAGCTGGTCGTCGGAGACCAGCAGCATGTAGCGCTCCTGGTACAGCGGGACGACCTGCAGGCCCTCCTGGTCGCCGGGGTCGAAGTGGGCGATCGCCACGTCCAGTTCGAAGTCGCGGAGCTGGCGGTGGAGTTCCTTCGTCGACAGTCGGGAGCGGACCTGCACCTTGGCCAGCGGGTGCGCGGCGCAGAACGCGGCGACGGGCATCGCAAGGGTGGTGGAGGCGGTGGGGTCGGTGCCGAGGCGGAGCGTGCCGGTGATGCCCGACTGCACGGCGGCCACCTCGGCCTTGAACGCGTCCTGTTCGGCGAGGATGCGCTTGGCCCACACGACGAGCCGCTCGCCCTCGGGTGTCAGACCCTGGTAGTTGTGACCGCGGTTGATGAGCGTGACGTTCAACTCCCGCTCCAGCTTGGCGATCGCCGCCGAGAGCGCGGGCTGCGAGACGTAGCAGGACTCCGCCGCCCGCGCGAAGTGCCGCTCGCGGGCCACCGCCACGAAGTACTCGAGCTGCCGGAACAGCATGCACGACTCCTCTCTCGCTCGCGCCGCACCCCGGCACCGCGGACGGGCCGGCCGGCTGCCCCGTGATCATCCCGAGCCTACCGATCCGGCCGTCTCCCGTGTCCCGTCGTGCACGGCCGCGGTCAGCGCAGGAGCCGTACCGCCGCGACCACCAGCGGATGCACTCCGTCGGCCCCGGCGTCGACGTCCGCGACGAGCCGGGACCGCATACGCGGGTCCCAGAACCGGCCGATGTGCCCGGCGACCGCCTGTGCCGCCTCGTCCCCGGGCAGGTGTCCCAGGTTCAGGGCGATGTCGTTCGCCATCCGGCGCTCCGCCGGGACGGTCCCCGTCATCTCAGTCCACCGCCGTGAGCGCGTCGTCGCCTGCGGCCTTCCGGGCCCCGTTCCCGCGGGGTTCCGGTGCCGTGTCCCCCGTCCGCCCGGGTGGCGCGCCGGCGCGGCCGAGGGGGTGCACGAGGCCGACCTGGACGGCGGTCACCTTGTACTCGGGGCAGTTGGTCGCCCAGTCGGAGTTCTCGGTGGTCACCACGTTGGCGCCGGTCACGGGGTGGTGGAACGTGGTGTAGACGACGCCGGCCGGCATCCGGTCGGAGATCTCGGCACGCAGGGTCGTGCGCCCGACCCGGCTGGCGAGCGTGACCAGCGCGCCGTCGGTGATGCCGCGCACCTCGGCGTCGTGCGGATGCAGTTCCAGGACGTCCTCGGGGTGCCAGGCGACGTTGCCGGTGCGCCGGGTCTGCGCACCGACGTTGTACTGGCTGAGGATGCGCCCGGTGGTGAGCACCAGCGGGAAGCGCCGGGTGGAGCGCTCCTTGGTCGGCACGTACGTGGTGACGACGAACCTGCCCTTGCCCCGGACGAAGGCGTCGACGTGCATGACCGGTGTGCCGTCGGGAGCCGCCGCGTTGCACGGCCACTGCACGCTGCCCAGCTTGTCGAGCACCTCGAAGGAGACCCCGGTGAACGTCGGGGTGACCGAGGCGATCTCCTCCATGATGCGGGCCGGGTGGTCGTACGCCATCGGGTAGCCCATGGCGGTGGCGATCTCGCAGACGATCTGCCACTCGTGCTTGCCCGTCTTCGGTTTCATGACGGCGCGCACCCGGTTGATGCGGCGCTCCGCGTTGGTGAAGGTGCCGTCCTTCTCCAGGAAGGAGGCGCCGGGCAGGAAGACGTGGGCGAACTTGGCGGTCTCGTTGAGGAACAGGTCCTGCACGACGACGAGTTCCATCGCCTCCAGGGCGGCCGTGACGTGCCGGAGGTTGGGGTCGGACTGTGCGATGTCCTCGCCGTGCACGAACAGTCCGCGGAAGGTGCCGTCGATCGCGGCGTCGAACATGTTGGGGATGCGCAGGCCCGGTTCGGCGAGGAGCGTGCCGCCCCACAGGTTCTCGAACACCTCGCGGACCGCGTCGTCGGACACGTGCCGGTAGCCGGGGAGTTCGTGCGGGAAGGACCCCATGTCGCAGGAGCCCTGCACGTTGTTCTGGCCGCGCAGCGGGTTCACGCCGACGCCGTCGCGGCCGATGTTGCCGCAGGCCATGGCGAGGTTCGCCATCCCCATGACCATGGTGGAGCCCTGGCTGTGCTCGGTGACGCCGAGGCCGTAGTAGATGGCGCCGTTCGGTGCCCCGGCGTACAGCCGTGCGGCGGAGCGGAGTTGGCCGGCGGGGATCCCGCTGATCTCCTCGGTGGCCTCCGGGCTGTTCTCGGGCAGGGCGACGAAACGCGCCCACTCCTCGAAGCCCTCGCACCGGCTCTCCACGAAGGACCGGTCGACGAGCCCCTCGGTGACGACCACGTGGGCCAGGGCGTTGACGACGGCGACGTTGGTGCTGGGCCTGAGCTGGAGGTGGTGCGCGGCCTCGACGTGCGGTGAGCGCACCAGGTCGATGCGGCGCGGGTCGATGACGATCAGCTGGGCGCCCTCGCGGAGCCTGCGCTTCATCCGCGAGGCGAACACCGGGTGTCCGTCGGTGGGGTTGGCGCCGATCACCATGATGACGTCGGCCTCGGCGACGGACCGGAAGTCCTGGGTTCCGGCCGACTCTCCGAAGGTCTGCTTGAGCCCGTATCCGGTCGGGGAGTGGCAGACCCGGGCGCAGGTGTCGATGTTGTTGTTGCCGAAGGCGGCGCGGACCATCTTCTGGACGACGTAGACCTCTTCGTTCGTGCACCTCGACGAGGAGATCGCGCCGATCGAACCGGGCCCGAACCGCGCCTGGATGTCCCGCATCCGGCGGGCGACGGTGCCGATCGCCTCGTCCCAGTCGACCTCGCGCCACGGGTCGGTGATCCGGTCGCGGACCATCGGCTTGAGCATCCGGTCCGGGTGGGTGGCGTAGCCGAAGGCGAAGCGGCCCTTCACGCAGGAGTGGCCCTCGTTCGCGCCGCCGTCCTTGTACGGCACCATCCGCACGAGTTCGTCGCCGCGCAGCTCGGCCTTGAAGGAGCAGCCGACCCCGCAGTACGCGCAGGTGGTGACCACCGACCGGGTGGGCATGCCGAGTTCGACCACCGACTTCTCCTGGAGGGTGGAGGTCGGGCAGGCCTGGACGCAGGCCCCGCAGGAGACGCACTCGGAGTCCATGAACGTCTCGCCGGCGCCGGGCGACACCTTGGAGTCGAAGCCGCGTCCCTCGATGGTCAGCGCGAACGTGCCCTGCACCTCGCCGCAGGCCCGCACGCAGCGCGAGCAGGCGATGCACTTGGAGGCGTCGAAGTCGAAGTACGGGTTGGAGGTGTCCTTCTCGGCTTCGAGGTGGTTCTCCCCCTCGAAGCCGTAGCGGACCTGCCGCAGTCCCACCACGCCGGCCATGTCCTGGAGTTCGCAGTCGCCGTTGGCGGGGCAGGTGAGGCAGTCCAGTGGATGGTCGGAGATGTACAGCTCCATGACGCCCTGGCGGAGCTTCTCCACCTTCGGCGTCTGGGTGCTCACCCGCATCCCGTCCGCCACCGGTGTGGTGCAGGACGCGGGGGTGCCGCGCCTGCCGTCGATCTCCACCACGCACAGCCGGCAGGAGCCGAACGGCTCCAGACTGTCGGTGGCGCACAGTTTGGGGATGTCGATGCCGGCCAGGGCGGCGGCGCGCATCACCGAGGTGCCCTCGGGGACCGTCACCGGGAGGCCGTCCACCTCCACGGACACCGTGGCCGCGCCGGGCCGTTCCGGGGTTCCGAAGTCGGATTCCTTGAGCAGTGTCATGCCGTGCCCTCCGTGCGTACGCCGCTCGTCGGCTCGGGTGGGGCTCCCTGTCCCGCTCCGCGGGCGAGGAAGTCGTCGGGAAAGTGCGCGAGGGCGCTCCGCACCGGCATCGGCGTGAGGCCGCCCATCGCGCACAGCGATCCGTCGGTCATCAGGTCGCACAGGTCCTCGAGCAGGGCCAGGTTCTCGTCCCGGTGGCGGCCCGCCACGATCTTGTCGATCACCTCGACGCCCCGTACCGAACCGACCCTGCACGGCGTGCACTTGCCGCAGGACTCCGCCGCGCAGAACTCCATCGCGAAGCGGGCCTGGGCCGCCATGTCCACGGTGTCGTCGAAGACGACGACCCCGCCGTGCCCGACCATCGCGCCCGCGGCGGCGAACGCCTCGTAGTCCATCGGCAGGTCGAACATCGACGGCGGCAGGTAGGCGCCGAGGGGGCCGCCGACCTGCACCGTGCGTACCGGGCGCCCGGTGAACGTACCGCCGCCGTAGTCCTCGACCAGTTCGCGCAGGGTGACGCCGAACGCGGTCTCGACGATGCCGCCGTGCGCGATGTTGCCGCCGAGCTGGAAGACCTGGGTGCCGCGGGAGCGGTCGACGCCGAGTTCCTGGTACGCGGCCGCGCCCGCGGCGAGGACGACGGGGACCGTGGCGAGCGTGAGGACGTTGTTCACGACCGTCGGCCGGCCGAAGAGGCCCTCGATCGCGGGGATCGGCGGCTTGGCCCGCACGGTGCCACGCCTGCCCTCCAG
The window above is part of the Streptomyces sp. NBC_01428 genome. Proteins encoded here:
- the frc gene encoding formyl-CoA transferase; translation: MSEKPLAGIKVIDFTGVQAGPACTQMLAWFGADVIKVERIAGGDVTRRQLRDIPDLDALYFTMLNSNKRSLAINTKSPEGKEVMEKLIREADILVENFAPGAMDRMGLGWDHIHALNPRLVFGSVKGFNDDSQWNDLKVYENVAQAAGGAASTTGFWDGPPTISGSALGDSNSGMHLLIGLLTAIIQRNATGVGQKVSVSMQDAVLNLTRVKLRDQQRLERIGHLEEYPQYPNGEFGDAVPRGGNAGGGGQPGWILKCKGWETDPNAYIYFTIQEQNWARTCEAIGRPEWTEDPEYTTALARQPHIMEIFGEIEKWLADKTKYEAVDILRTFEVPCAPVLSMKELAADPDMRRSGTIVEVEQKERGTYLTVGSPIKFSAFKPEIAGAPLLGEHTDEVLADLGYDANAIRALHEGQVVA
- the oxc gene encoding oxalyl-CoA decarboxylase encodes the protein MTAPSTLETAANADVPTELTDGYHLVVDALRMNDVDTIYGVVGIPITDLARLAQARGIRYVGFRHESNAGHAAAAAGYLTRKPGICLTVSAPGFLNGLVALANATTNCFPMVQISGSSERHLVDLRQGDYEEMDQLAAAQPFCKAAYRVSRVEDIGRGIARALRTAVSGRPGGVYLDIPAAVLGSIMDAEAGARTLSRLVDPAPRQLPAPDAVDRAIELLAGAERPLVVLGKGAAYARADDQVREFVESTGIPYVPMSMAKGLLPDDHPQSAATARSLALKKADVVMLVGARLNWLLNHGESPQWNPDAKFIQVDIEAREMDSNQPIAAPLVGDIGSVLDALAERTKPGRISAPAAWREELGARSARNVAKMAERLKADPHPMQFMGALKAVRDVLRERPETYLVNEGANALDIARNVIDMHVPRHRLDSGTWGVMGIGMGYAIAAAVESGAPVVAVEGDSAFGFSGMELETICRYGLPVVTVVMNNGGVYRGDDVNPLGDAPSPTTLMAAARHDRMIEAFGGRGYRATTPAEVTAALTEALASGGPALIDCVIDPAAGTESGHIAHLNPKGITVGNIRPART
- a CDS encoding FadD7 family fatty acid--CoA ligase, whose protein sequence is MAVPASASACAADGYRPPELTGLADLLDRPTRERPRARALVVGASRRPVSFRDLSALAGDLAARLAATGLRRGDPVGLVAADTAEFVVALFGAARAGLVAAPLDPALPAPELAARLDALGVPAVLLGPSADGGPPLAPLPVPAWPLRVEVSPTGTASLTADLAAAPRRAGRAAHELTSGDALVLHTSGTAARARMVPLTQANVAASVRGICATYRLGPGDATVAVMPFFHGHGLFASLLASLAGGGGVLLPAGGRFSARTFWDDMRAASATWFAAAPSLHEVLLERAEFGHPGPQGPPLRFVRSSSAPLNPATQRALERAFGAPLLSAYGMTESTHQATSEPLPQDGVLKHGSAGRPTGVEVRVVDREGRPCPAGVRGEVWLSGPTVARGYLADPVETARGFSGGWLRTGDLGSLDEDGHLRLTGRITTVISRGTEKISPEHVEDVLAGCPGVAEAAVFALPDAVYGQRVGAALVVRDPECAGAEEVLRHCRERLAPFEVPERLVFVAALPYTAKGGLDRLAVEARFAR
- a CDS encoding LysR family transcriptional regulator → MLFRQLEYFVAVARERHFARAAESCYVSQPALSAAIAKLERELNVTLINRGHNYQGLTPEGERLVVWAKRILAEQDAFKAEVAAVQSGITGTLRLGTDPTASTTLAMPVAAFCAAHPLAKVQVRSRLSTKELHRQLRDFELDVAIAHFDPGDQEGLQVVPLYQERYMLLVSDDQLTAQASTMTWADAAQLPLALLTPDMRIRQIVDGVFADKGFVVTPQVETDSIASLYAHVGGGEWASIVPHTWLRAMPVIGRTRALPLVDPEAGAQVSVAIHAATPGSVAARAFVNAATGLSLDDFFGRPLTAEHRVR
- a CDS encoding formate dehydrogenase subunit delta encodes the protein MTGTVPAERRMANDIALNLGHLPGDEAAQAVAGHIGRFWDPRMRSRLVADVDAGADGVHPLVVAAVRLLR
- the fdhF gene encoding formate dehydrogenase subunit alpha; its protein translation is MTLLKESDFGTPERPGAATVSVEVDGLPVTVPEGTSVMRAAALAGIDIPKLCATDSLEPFGSCRLCVVEIDGRRGTPASCTTPVADGMRVSTQTPKVEKLRQGVMELYISDHPLDCLTCPANGDCELQDMAGVVGLRQVRYGFEGENHLEAEKDTSNPYFDFDASKCIACSRCVRACGEVQGTFALTIEGRGFDSKVSPGAGETFMDSECVSCGACVQACPTSTLQEKSVVELGMPTRSVVTTCAYCGVGCSFKAELRGDELVRMVPYKDGGANEGHSCVKGRFAFGYATHPDRMLKPMVRDRITDPWREVDWDEAIGTVARRMRDIQARFGPGSIGAISSSRCTNEEVYVVQKMVRAAFGNNNIDTCARVCHSPTGYGLKQTFGESAGTQDFRSVAEADVIMVIGANPTDGHPVFASRMKRRLREGAQLIVIDPRRIDLVRSPHVEAAHHLQLRPSTNVAVVNALAHVVVTEGLVDRSFVESRCEGFEEWARFVALPENSPEATEEISGIPAGQLRSAARLYAGAPNGAIYYGLGVTEHSQGSTMVMGMANLAMACGNIGRDGVGVNPLRGQNNVQGSCDMGSFPHELPGYRHVSDDAVREVFENLWGGTLLAEPGLRIPNMFDAAIDGTFRGLFVHGEDIAQSDPNLRHVTAALEAMELVVVQDLFLNETAKFAHVFLPGASFLEKDGTFTNAERRINRVRAVMKPKTGKHEWQIVCEIATAMGYPMAYDHPARIMEEIASVTPTFTGVSFEVLDKLGSVQWPCNAAAPDGTPVMHVDAFVRGKGRFVVTTYVPTKERSTRRFPLVLTTGRILSQYNVGAQTRRTGNVAWHPEDVLELHPHDAEVRGITDGALVTLASRVGRTTLRAEISDRMPAGVVYTTFHHPVTGANVVTTENSDWATNCPEYKVTAVQVGLVHPLGRAGAPPGRTGDTAPEPRGNGARKAAGDDALTAVD